The Neobacillus sp. OS1-2 genome includes a window with the following:
- a CDS encoding farnesyl diphosphate synthase produces METGLLDAFAQEYKHLLDSELRALVEKLDAPSIIKESMIYSLEAGGKRIRPLLLFATLDAFGIDPKKGLPVAAAIEMIHTYSLIHDDLPSMDNDDLRRGKPTNHKVFGDAIAILAGDALLTYSFEVIGLLPNEFASADKKIKLVVEMAKAAGTEGMVGGQVADMEGEGKNLTLKELEYIHIHKTGKLLRFSVIAGAILAGASQVQLNHLSGFAHHLGLAFQIQDDILDLIGNPQLIGKPVGSDTINHKSTYPQLLSMDGARAALHNQINLSEEYLKKTGIMTNLLREITELVASRDH; encoded by the coding sequence GTGGAAACCGGGTTACTGGACGCATTTGCACAAGAATATAAACATCTGTTAGATTCGGAGCTCCGTGCACTAGTTGAAAAGCTGGATGCTCCTTCTATTATTAAGGAATCCATGATTTATTCCCTTGAAGCAGGTGGAAAGAGAATCCGCCCTTTATTGCTATTTGCAACCTTAGACGCATTTGGAATTGATCCCAAAAAAGGACTGCCTGTTGCGGCTGCAATAGAAATGATCCATACCTACTCTTTAATCCATGATGACCTGCCAAGTATGGATAATGACGATTTAAGAAGAGGAAAGCCAACCAATCATAAGGTTTTTGGAGATGCCATTGCTATATTAGCCGGAGATGCCTTATTAACCTATAGTTTTGAAGTAATCGGGTTGCTTCCAAATGAGTTTGCTTCAGCTGATAAGAAAATAAAATTAGTAGTTGAAATGGCAAAAGCTGCAGGAACTGAAGGAATGGTGGGCGGACAAGTTGCCGATATGGAGGGAGAAGGAAAGAATCTCACCCTAAAGGAACTTGAGTATATACATATTCATAAAACGGGCAAGCTGCTTAGATTTAGTGTGATTGCAGGTGCAATTCTGGCGGGTGCTAGTCAAGTCCAATTAAACCATCTATCAGGGTTTGCCCATCATCTTGGACTTGCATTTCAAATACAGGATGATATTCTAGATTTGATCGGAAATCCACAATTAATCGGAAAGCCTGTTGGGAGCGATACGATAAACCACAAAAGTACCTATCCACAATTGTTATCTATGGATGGGGCAAGGGCTGCTTTACATAATCAAATCAACCTGTCAGAAGAATATCTTAAAAAGACAGGTATAATGACGAATTTGCTAAGAGAAATAACGGAATTAGTTGCTTCAAGAGACCATTAA
- a CDS encoding exodeoxyribonuclease VII small subunit, producing the protein MTNESTITFEEAMVKLEQIVEKLEEGDVPLEKAILFYKDGMELSKLCHDKLKSVEEQLTQIITEDGRTESFSIEEE; encoded by the coding sequence GTGACCAATGAAAGCACCATAACGTTTGAAGAAGCAATGGTAAAGTTGGAACAAATCGTAGAAAAGCTTGAAGAAGGTGACGTTCCATTAGAAAAGGCGATACTTTTTTATAAAGATGGAATGGAACTATCTAAACTTTGTCACGATAAATTAAAAAGTGTGGAAGAACAACTGACGCAAATCATTACGGAGGATGGACGGACGGAGAGTTTTTCTATTGAGGAGGAATAA
- the xseA gene encoding exodeoxyribonuclease VII large subunit — MQEQRYLSVNALTKYIKRKFDADPHLRDIHVRGEISNFKQHSSGHMYFTLKDEKARILAVMFASQSRFMKFSPENGMKVIVKGDITVYEPSGQYQIYIKEMQPDGIGELFLAYEQLKQKLEAEGLFAQEAKQAIPMYPRTVGVITSPTGAAIRDVITTIKRRYPIATVLVFPALVQGDNAAPSIVKAIEKANNMKEIDVLIVGRGGGSIEELWAFNEELTARAIFASKIPIISAVGHETDFTIADFVADLRAPTPTGAAELAVPHLDELMDRILQRQTRLLRAMNGKFQFEKERLHRVQKSYAFRYPHRLYEQKLEQLDKLTEMLVRGTSRLSILKKDQHEVLHKRLQRNHPDQALSKAKINFDRTQKDMKRSMLQILSKKQTDFDRILSTLQALSPLKIMERGFSLAYSEDNRLVKSVKQVKENEQVQIQLTDGSLFCKVEKIKERENSDQ; from the coding sequence ATGCAGGAGCAAAGATATCTATCAGTAAATGCCCTAACCAAATACATAAAAAGAAAATTTGATGCTGATCCACATTTACGCGATATTCATGTAAGAGGAGAAATTTCAAATTTCAAACAGCATTCGAGTGGACATATGTATTTTACCTTAAAGGATGAAAAAGCCCGAATTCTTGCCGTGATGTTTGCCAGTCAATCGCGCTTTATGAAATTTTCTCCAGAAAACGGTATGAAGGTGATTGTAAAAGGGGATATCACTGTTTACGAGCCCAGCGGTCAATATCAAATTTACATAAAAGAAATGCAGCCTGACGGAATTGGCGAATTATTCTTAGCCTATGAACAATTAAAGCAAAAGCTTGAAGCGGAAGGTTTATTTGCGCAGGAAGCAAAACAGGCCATCCCAATGTATCCAAGGACTGTTGGTGTTATAACCTCACCAACTGGTGCAGCAATTAGGGATGTGATCACAACCATCAAAAGACGATATCCCATCGCTACTGTTCTTGTATTTCCAGCTCTAGTCCAAGGCGATAACGCAGCCCCCTCCATTGTTAAAGCAATTGAAAAGGCAAATAATATGAAGGAAATTGATGTTTTGATTGTCGGTCGCGGTGGAGGATCCATTGAGGAACTGTGGGCTTTTAATGAGGAACTGACGGCCCGCGCCATTTTTGCCTCGAAGATCCCTATTATCTCAGCAGTTGGACATGAAACCGATTTTACGATTGCTGATTTTGTAGCGGATTTACGTGCCCCAACCCCAACAGGAGCTGCTGAACTTGCGGTCCCGCATTTGGATGAGTTAATGGATAGGATTCTGCAGCGGCAAACCCGCCTACTCCGTGCGATGAACGGAAAGTTTCAGTTTGAAAAGGAACGCCTACATCGAGTTCAAAAGTCTTATGCCTTTCGCTATCCTCACCGGCTATATGAACAAAAGCTTGAACAGCTAGATAAACTAACAGAAATGCTCGTTCGCGGAACCTCTCGTTTATCGATACTGAAAAAAGATCAGCATGAGGTCCTCCATAAACGGTTACAGCGAAACCATCCAGACCAAGCACTAAGCAAGGCAAAAATTAATTTTGATCGTACACAAAAAGACATGAAACGTTCTATGCTTCAGATACTTTCAAAAAAACAAACTGACTTCGATCGAATCCTTTCGACCTTACAGGCATTGAGTCCTCTAAAAATAATGGAGCGCGGTTTTAGTTTAGCGTACTCCGAAGATAACCGTCTGGTGAAAAGTGTGAAACAGGTTAAAGAAAATGAGCAAGTCCAGATTCAATTAACGGATGGCAGCCTTTTCTGTAAGGTGGAGAAAATAAAGGAGAGAGAAAATAGTGACCAATGA